The genomic window TGACTTCGAGCAGCAGTTGAAATCCGGAAAGGTCGTGCCGTTCGAGTACATCTGGCTTCCTAACGATCACACGGGAGGAATAAACCCCAATTACCAGAATCCGTATCAGCTTGTTGCACAGAACGACGCTGCGTTGGGTTTGATGGTACAGACGATTGCCGCGAGCCCCATCTGGGAAAACAGTCTGATACTTGTGGAGGAGGACGACGCTCAAAATGGTCCTGATCACGTCGATGCGACGAGGACTGAGGCTCTTGCCGCCGGCCCGTACGTTAAAAGAAATTCCGTCGTTGACGACCGCTATGACCAGCTCAGCACGATCAGAACCGTGGAATTAACCCTTGGACTCAATCCACTCAACTTTGAAGATGCGGTAGCGGTACCGATGTTTAGTATCCTTTCTTCTAAACCCGATTTTACAAAATTTGATTCCGCCCCTCCATCAGATAGTTTATCTGCTTCAGACAGATTCATTCTTGAAAGAATGGCGGCTCATGCAGGGGAAGAAAAATGAGCAAGGAAATGAAAATATCCGCGCAGGAACTGGCAGGAATGATCGATCATACTCTTCTCAAGCCGGAAGCGACGCCACATGAAGTGGAACAACTCTGCAAGGAGGCAATCGAATTCAACTTTGCGAGTGTCTGTATAAATCCATGTTACGTTGGACTTGCGAAGGCCAGACTGATGGGTTCGGCAGTAAAAGTTTGTACAGTCATCGGTTTTCCGCTCGGTGCAGCTACTACTATGTCGAAGGTGGGTGAAGCGAAAGAGGCGATCGCGAACGGTGCGCAAGAAGTGGACATGGTCATTAATATCGGGAGACTGAAGTCAAGAGATTATGGTTATGTAGAAAATGAAATCCGCGAGGTCGTGCAGTCTGCTCACTCGAGAGAGGCAATCGTGAAAGTCATAATTGAAACCTGTTTGTTGACGGACGAGGAAAAAGAGAAGGCATGTCTTCTCTCCAGGAATGCCGGCGCTGATTTCGTGAAAACATCTACGGGGTTCAGCAAGGGGGGGGCGACGACGGCCGACGTTGCTTTGATGAGGAGAACAGTCGTGAACAAGATCGGTGTGAAGGCATCCGGCGGTGTGAGAAGTTACGATGAAGCAATCAGTATGGTAGAAAGCGGCGCGACAAGAATCGGAACAAGTTCGGGCGTGAAAATAATTTTGGAAGCAAGACAGCGTATCGGCTAAGCAAAAAAGTTTCTTAACTCCTTCAATTTTATCCCTCCTTTTTTCGTTGTTGAATTACGCAACGGGCAACGCTGAACATTTCACCACCCTGCAATTCTTCTAATTCAACCGAGATTCTCCGATTCCAGTGAATCTTCATTTCTTGAACGTTGAAGAATTCCATCCGATCGCTCGTGGCGGGAGAATCTTGATCGAGCTGTCTTTTACAATCTGGTAAGTCATATGAAATCAATCGATTATGGTGGAAGAAATTTCGTGGAACAGCGTATTTCGGTATAGCAATTGCAAAATATTCAGTGAAAATATTCTCGTGTAATACGGAAATTGAAAATGGAGGTTTAAGATGGTTGCGATATTTGTAGTAGCGACGATAATCGTGTTTCTTATTATCGATTATTTCGTGCAGCGTGCGGAAAAACATAAAGTGGTACAAACTTCGTCGGCGACGGTCAAGGCCCGGTTTATCATTCCCAAAGGGTATTTCTTCGGAAGAGGACATACGTGGATCGAAATCTTATCGAACAGCCTGGCGAGGATCGGACTCGACGATTTTTCCCAGAAGATTATCGGGCGAATTGATGAGGTCGCTTTCATTCCGACGGGCAAGGAAGTCATGAAAGGTGACAGACTCTTCGCAGTGCAACAGGGGAGTAACGCCCTCTGGTTCCGTGCGCCTATTTCGGGAAAGGTTGTTTCATTCAATGATGAGCTTACACACTCGCCTGACGTCGTCAGGAAGAAACCTTACTCTGATGGCTGGGTTGCTATAATAGAACCGGCAAACCTTGAAAAGGAAACAAAGCTTCTTTCGATGGGAGAAGAGGCAGCACAATGGCTTAAGGAAGAAATCAAAAGATTCAGAAATTTCATAACGGCGCAGGGAACCACCAATGCGTCGTCCGGTCTTCCGGCATTGGCTGCAACAGCGGCCGCCCGAACCGGAGCGACATTATTGGATGGCGGAATTCCTGTTGAAGGTGTCATGGAACATTCATCGAAGGAAACATGGCAGAAATTCGAAAACGATTTTCTGACAAACGGTGATGCAAAGTAGAGTAATGGAGCATGAGATGCAAAAGCAATTTGGAATTTTGGTCGATACGACGCAATGTATAGGGTGTATGGCGTGCGAAGATGCATGTGCCGACAAATGGGGTTTCCCTCATACCGACGTGCACGAGCTTTCCTGCAACAAAAACACCGTGGTACAGCAGTGGGGCGATACTTATGTACCGAGGCTCTGTATGCACTGCGAAAATCCCGCATGCGCATCGGTCTGTCCGGTAGGTGCCTTGCACAAAACGGCGGACGGCCCTGTGGTTTATGACGAAAGCAAATGCATCGGTTGCCGCTATTGCA from Candidatus Acidiferrales bacterium includes these protein-coding regions:
- the deoC gene encoding deoxyribose-phosphate aldolase, with product MSKEMKISAQELAGMIDHTLLKPEATPHEVEQLCKEAIEFNFASVCINPCYVGLAKARLMGSAVKVCTVIGFPLGAATTMSKVGEAKEAIANGAQEVDMVINIGRLKSRDYGYVENEIREVVQSAHSREAIVKVIIETCLLTDEEKEKACLLSRNAGADFVKTSTGFSKGGATTADVALMRRTVVNKIGVKASGGVRSYDEAISMVESGATRIGTSSGVKIILEARQRIG